The Chroicocephalus ridibundus chromosome 2, bChrRid1.1, whole genome shotgun sequence genome includes a region encoding these proteins:
- the LOC134511112 gene encoding collagen alpha-1(I) chain-like has translation MAVKKGGVRPAREAWNGREPPRRGGCGEASSLRRVRGARHGAGPPALRGVPGAGRAWGRGCCRRREGSWSPAAAWSPPRSRADGRPSPLAPIPCSGKAAPDPAIAARAVAEAGGVAMGTGPGGSRYRGKRVNTSGARRQGRAIAAELPPPQPRRCAPERETLRGAPGARNPEGSPGEQEDECEEWLLLQPQPTASLKIRWC, from the coding sequence ATGGCGGTAAAAAAAGGGGGTGTCAGACCCGCTCGCGAAGCCTGGAACGGCCGAGAGCCCCCGAGGCGAGGCGGGTGCGGGGAGGCCTCGTCCCTGAGGAGAGTCCGCGGCGCCCGCCATGGCGCCGGCCCACCCGCGCTCCGCGGCGTGCCCGGGGCGGGTAGAGCCTGGGGTCGGGGCTGCTGTAGGAGGCGGGAGGGATCCTGGAGCCCGGCGGCAGCGTGGAGCCCCCCAAGGAGCCGGGCGGATGGACGCCCCTCACCGCTCGCCCCCATACCTTGCTCCGGGAAAGCCGCGCCGGACCCCGCCATCGCCGCTCGGGCCGTGGCCGAGGCCGGCGGCGTTGCTATGGGGACGGGGCCCGGCGGCAGCCGTTACCGGGGCAAGCGGGTAAACACAAGCGGCGCCcggcggcagggcagggccatTGCTGCCGAACTGCCGCCTCCTCAGCCGCGGAGGTGTGCCCCGGAGCGCGAAACCCTGAGGGGAGCCCCGGGAGCGCGAAACCCtgaggggagccccggggagcaGGAGGATGAGTGCGAGGAATGGCTGCTCCTGCAACCCCAGCCCACAGCGTCCCTCAAAATCCGGTGGTGCTGA